The Microbacterium maritypicum genome contains a region encoding:
- a CDS encoding ABC transporter ATP-binding protein encodes MTALLPAPRTTAVPTAWGTAQAVRLDGIERSFPLASGRRDVLRTVDLDISAGEIVAVVGPSGCGKSTLLRLVGGLDAPTRGSIRLDDTLVADVDERTAVAFQEPRLLPWRTIAQNVELGLPRGTARRAGRERVRELLHLVGLDHAADQRPREVSGGMAQRASLARALARNPGVLLLDEPFGALDALTRLRMHDLLLKIHAAEPTTVLLVTHDVEEALYLADRVLLLRTLDGTGTDESSIARTITVPGLRPRDRADRGLADLRADLLEGLGVDTHHSTAEENR; translated from the coding sequence ATGACCGCCTTGCTCCCCGCGCCGCGCACCACAGCCGTCCCGACGGCGTGGGGGACCGCGCAGGCGGTCCGGCTCGACGGAATCGAACGATCGTTTCCGCTGGCGAGCGGACGCCGCGACGTGCTGCGCACTGTAGATCTCGACATCTCCGCGGGCGAGATCGTCGCCGTGGTCGGACCCTCCGGGTGCGGAAAGTCGACCCTGCTTCGCCTCGTCGGCGGCCTGGACGCACCGACACGGGGCAGCATCCGCCTCGATGACACGCTCGTCGCCGACGTCGACGAACGCACGGCCGTCGCGTTCCAGGAGCCCCGACTGCTCCCGTGGCGCACGATCGCCCAGAACGTCGAGCTCGGCCTGCCACGCGGCACCGCCCGTCGTGCCGGTCGTGAACGCGTGCGCGAGCTGCTGCACCTGGTCGGCCTCGACCACGCGGCCGACCAGCGCCCGCGCGAGGTGTCCGGCGGCATGGCGCAGCGCGCGTCCCTCGCGAGAGCCCTCGCCCGCAACCCCGGCGTCCTCCTGCTCGACGAGCCGTTCGGAGCGCTCGACGCACTCACCCGCCTGCGCATGCACGACCTGCTGCTGAAGATCCATGCCGCGGAGCCGACCACGGTTCTCCTCGTCACCCACGACGTGGAAGAGGCCCTCTACCTCGCCGACCGTGTGCTGCTGCTGCGCACGCTGGACGGAACCGGCACCGACGAGTCCTCCATCGCCCGCACGATCACCGTGCCGGGCCTCCGCCCCCGAGACCGTGCCGATCGCGGCCTAGCCGACCTGCGCGCCGACCTCCTCGAAGGCCTCGGCGTCGACACCCACCACAGCACCGCCGAGGAGAACCGATGA
- the rpsA gene encoding 30S ribosomal protein S1 produces MTTATTAPATKQVAINDIGSAEDFLAAVEKTLKFFNDGDIIEGTIVKIDRDEVLLDVGYKTEGVIPSRELSIKHDVDPNEVVAVGDLVEALVLQKEDKEGRLILSKKRAQYERAWGDVEKIKENDGVVTGTVIEVVKGGLIVDIGLRGFLPASLIELRRVRDLTPYLGQEIEAKILELDKNRNNVVLSRRALLEQTQSESRTTFLNNLHKGQVRKGVVSSIVNFGAFVDLGGVDGLVHVSELSWKHIEHASEVVEVGQEVTVEILEVDLDRERVSLSLKATQEDPWQVFARTHAIGQVTPGKVTKLVPFGAFVRVADGIEGLVHISELSSKHVELAEQVVSVGEEVFVKVIDIDLERRRISLSLKQANESVDPNGTEFDPALYGMLAEYDENGEYKYPEGFDAETGAWKEGFDAQREAWEQEYAAAQARWEAHKAQVVKAAEAEAAAGDDFGGQSFTSEAAGAGTLADDEALAALREKLSGGNA; encoded by the coding sequence ATGACTACCGCAACGACCGCCCCGGCCACCAAGCAGGTCGCCATCAACGACATCGGATCTGCTGAGGACTTCCTGGCCGCGGTCGAGAAGACCCTGAAGTTCTTCAACGACGGCGACATCATCGAAGGCACGATCGTCAAGATCGACCGCGATGAGGTCCTCCTCGATGTCGGCTACAAGACCGAGGGTGTCATCCCCTCGCGTGAGCTCTCGATCAAGCACGACGTCGACCCCAACGAGGTCGTCGCTGTCGGCGATCTGGTCGAGGCCCTCGTTCTCCAGAAGGAGGACAAGGAAGGCCGTCTGATCCTCTCCAAGAAGCGCGCACAGTACGAGCGTGCCTGGGGAGACGTCGAGAAGATCAAGGAGAACGACGGCGTCGTCACCGGTACGGTCATCGAGGTCGTCAAGGGTGGACTCATCGTCGACATCGGCCTCCGTGGCTTCCTCCCGGCTTCGCTCATCGAGCTGCGCCGCGTCCGCGACCTCACGCCGTACCTCGGCCAGGAGATCGAGGCGAAGATCCTCGAGCTCGACAAGAACCGCAACAACGTCGTCCTGAGCCGCCGCGCGCTGCTCGAGCAGACGCAGTCGGAGTCGCGCACCACGTTCCTGAACAACCTGCACAAGGGTCAGGTCCGCAAGGGTGTCGTCTCGTCGATCGTCAACTTCGGTGCGTTCGTCGACCTGGGTGGCGTGGACGGCCTCGTGCACGTCTCCGAGCTGTCCTGGAAGCACATCGAGCACGCCTCCGAGGTCGTCGAGGTTGGCCAGGAGGTCACCGTCGAGATCCTCGAGGTCGACCTCGACCGCGAGCGCGTCTCCCTGTCGCTGAAGGCGACGCAGGAGGACCCGTGGCAGGTCTTCGCCCGTACCCACGCGATCGGTCAGGTCACGCCGGGTAAGGTCACCAAGCTCGTTCCGTTCGGTGCGTTCGTTCGCGTCGCAGACGGCATCGAGGGCCTCGTCCACATCTCCGAGCTCTCCAGCAAGCACGTCGAGCTGGCTGAGCAGGTCGTGTCGGTCGGCGAAGAGGTCTTCGTCAAGGTCATCGACATCGACCTCGAGCGTCGTCGCATCTCGCTGTCGCTGAAGCAGGCCAACGAGTCGGTCGACCCCAACGGCACCGAGTTCGACCCGGCCCTGTACGGCATGCTCGCCGAGTACGACGAGAACGGCGAGTACAAGTACCCGGAGGGCTTCGACGCCGAGACCGGTGCGTGGAAGGAAGGCTTCGACGCCCAGCGCGAGGCATGGGAGCAGGAGTACGCTGCAGCCCAGGCTCGCTGGGAGGCGCACAAGGCTCAGGTCGTCAAGGCGGCCGAGGCCGAGGCTGCGGCCGGAGACGACTTCGGTGGCCAGTCCTTCACCAGCGAGGCTGCCGGCGCCGGCACCCTCGCGGACGACGAGGCTCTCGCCGCTCTGCGCGAGAAGCTCTCGGGCGGCAACGCGTAA
- a CDS encoding 5'-3' exonuclease, with translation MTDRLMLLDTASLYFRAFYGVPDKVTAPDGSPINAARGLLDIIAKLVTFYEPTHVVACWDDDWRPQWRVDLIPSYKTHRVVEVVESGPDVEEVPDPLEAQIPLIRETLAAIGIPIVGVAEHEADDVIGTLATTATMPVDIVTGDRDLFQLVDDARDVRVIYTARGMSNLEIVTDATVVAKYGVLPSQYADFATMRGDASDGLPGVAGVGEKTAATLLQAHADLEGIRAAAEAGEGMSAGVRAKLLAASAYLDVAPTVVAVATSLPLTAPDVPLRVLDPAEVDAATALAEKWNLGGSMTRAVAAVSNAALKAG, from the coding sequence GTGACCGATCGCCTCATGCTGCTCGACACCGCCAGCCTCTACTTCCGTGCCTTCTACGGCGTCCCCGACAAGGTGACCGCACCGGACGGCTCGCCGATCAACGCAGCACGCGGTCTGCTCGACATCATCGCCAAGCTCGTCACGTTCTACGAGCCCACTCATGTGGTCGCCTGCTGGGACGACGACTGGCGCCCGCAGTGGCGCGTCGACCTCATCCCCAGCTACAAGACGCACCGCGTCGTCGAAGTCGTCGAGAGCGGGCCAGACGTCGAAGAGGTTCCCGACCCTCTCGAAGCCCAGATCCCCCTCATCCGCGAGACGCTCGCGGCGATCGGGATCCCCATCGTCGGGGTCGCGGAGCACGAGGCCGACGACGTGATCGGCACGCTCGCGACCACCGCGACGATGCCGGTCGACATCGTCACGGGCGACCGTGACCTGTTCCAGCTCGTCGACGACGCCCGCGACGTGCGGGTCATCTACACCGCACGCGGCATGAGTAACCTCGAGATCGTGACCGATGCGACGGTGGTCGCGAAGTACGGCGTGCTCCCCTCGCAGTACGCCGACTTCGCCACCATGCGCGGCGATGCCTCAGACGGACTCCCCGGGGTGGCTGGCGTCGGCGAGAAGACCGCGGCGACCCTGCTCCAGGCTCACGCCGATCTCGAGGGCATCCGTGCCGCCGCGGAGGCAGGCGAGGGCATGAGCGCCGGAGTGCGTGCGAAGCTGCTCGCGGCATCCGCCTACCTCGATGTCGCGCCGACGGTGGTGGCCGTCGCCACCTCCCTCCCCCTCACCGCACCCGACGTTCCGCTTCGAGTGCTCGACCCCGCAGAGGTGGACGCGGCCACGGCACTCGCGGAGAAGTGGAACCTCGGCGGCTCCATGACGCGTGCGGTCGCCGCGGTGTCCAACGCCGCGCTCAAAGCCGGCTGA
- a CDS encoding PHP domain-containing protein codes for MDPVDALLEIASLLERERASRYRAKAFRQAAATLQDLPDDVRADPTRLRAARGIGESTFAVIRQAQAGQIPDYLVELRGDVEPERVSELRAKLRGDLHAHTDWSDGTTPLSVMAAAARALGHEYQAITDHSPRLRVARGLSAERLREQMPLVRAESGDGFTLLTGIEVDILEDGALDQEDNLLAELDIVVASVHSKLRMDSRPMTARMIAAVSHPRVNVLGHCTGRLVQGERGTRPQSAFDAAAVFSACADNGVAVEINSRPERQDPPDELIAIALEAGCLFSIDSDAHAPGQLSLLDHGAERAERAGIPASRIVTTWGLSRLLAWAE; via the coding sequence GTGGACCCCGTCGACGCGCTGCTGGAGATCGCCTCTCTGCTGGAGCGCGAGCGGGCGTCGCGCTATCGAGCGAAGGCATTTCGTCAGGCCGCGGCGACACTGCAGGACCTTCCCGACGACGTCCGCGCCGATCCCACCCGACTGCGTGCGGCGAGGGGCATCGGCGAGTCGACGTTCGCGGTGATCCGTCAGGCCCAGGCGGGGCAGATTCCCGACTATCTCGTCGAGCTGCGGGGAGATGTCGAACCCGAGCGCGTCTCCGAGCTTCGCGCGAAGCTCCGCGGCGACCTGCACGCGCATACCGACTGGTCCGATGGAACGACTCCGCTCTCGGTGATGGCTGCTGCTGCACGCGCCCTCGGGCACGAGTATCAAGCGATCACGGATCACTCGCCACGCCTTCGGGTGGCCAGAGGGCTCTCTGCGGAGCGGCTGCGCGAGCAGATGCCCCTCGTGCGTGCGGAATCCGGCGACGGTTTCACCCTTCTCACCGGCATCGAGGTCGACATCCTCGAAGACGGGGCGCTCGATCAGGAAGACAACCTGCTCGCCGAGCTCGACATCGTCGTGGCATCGGTCCATTCCAAGCTGCGCATGGACTCGCGTCCGATGACCGCGCGGATGATCGCCGCGGTGTCACACCCGAGGGTGAACGTGCTCGGACACTGCACAGGTCGACTCGTACAGGGCGAGCGGGGCACGCGCCCGCAGTCGGCATTCGATGCGGCAGCGGTCTTCTCCGCCTGCGCCGACAACGGAGTGGCCGTCGAGATCAATTCCCGGCCTGAGCGTCAGGATCCGCCGGATGAGCTGATCGCGATCGCCCTGGAGGCGGGATGCCTGTTCTCCATCGATTCGGATGCTCATGCTCCCGGCCAGCTCTCACTGCTGGACCACGGCGCCGAGCGCGCGGAGCGGGCGGGGATCCCCGCGTCGCGGATCGTGACGACCTGGGGGCTCTCGCGTCTGCTCGCCTGGGCGGAGTAG
- the trpD gene encoding anthranilate phosphoribosyltransferase, which yields MADSLTWSDVLTTLLERRDLSVWESTWAMRQIMQGGVTEAQLAGFLVALRAKGETIDEIVGFRDAILEAAVPLPVSPDVLDIVGTGGDRVGTVNVSTTAAIIIGATGVPVVKHGNRAASSASGSSDVLGALGLELSLDPAAVASILDRTGITFAWAGAFHPGFKHAGPVRAELGVPTVFNMLGPLCNPARAEANAVGVAQIERVPLITGVFRTRGATALVFRGDDGLDELTTTGHSRIWEVTRGDIHEHDLDPRDLGIPIADLADLIGGSPQHNAEVLRRTLAGETGAVRDIVLLNAAAGIVAFELSQDATQVQRPILERLREGYDKASAAVDDGRALAKLDQWISVSRELAAPKE from the coding sequence ATGGCTGATTCCCTGACCTGGTCCGACGTGCTCACCACTCTGTTGGAGCGCCGTGATCTCAGTGTGTGGGAGTCCACGTGGGCCATGCGTCAGATCATGCAGGGAGGCGTCACCGAAGCGCAGTTGGCGGGCTTCCTCGTAGCCCTCCGTGCGAAGGGGGAGACGATCGACGAGATCGTCGGCTTCCGCGATGCGATCCTCGAGGCTGCGGTTCCCCTTCCCGTCTCACCCGACGTGCTGGACATCGTCGGAACCGGTGGTGACCGAGTCGGCACGGTGAACGTCTCGACCACGGCGGCGATCATCATCGGCGCGACGGGTGTGCCCGTGGTCAAGCACGGCAATCGCGCGGCGAGCTCCGCCTCCGGGTCCTCCGACGTGCTGGGGGCCCTCGGGCTTGAGCTGTCCCTCGACCCTGCCGCCGTCGCATCCATCCTCGACCGCACCGGCATCACCTTCGCCTGGGCCGGAGCCTTCCACCCGGGCTTCAAGCACGCCGGTCCCGTGCGGGCGGAGCTGGGAGTGCCGACCGTCTTCAACATGCTCGGACCGCTGTGCAACCCCGCTCGTGCCGAGGCCAACGCGGTTGGCGTCGCGCAGATCGAGCGCGTCCCGCTGATCACGGGTGTGTTCCGTACTCGTGGTGCGACGGCGCTCGTCTTCCGTGGCGATGACGGACTCGACGAACTCACCACCACCGGACACAGTCGCATCTGGGAGGTCACCCGCGGGGACATCCACGAGCACGACCTCGACCCCCGCGACCTCGGCATCCCGATCGCTGATCTCGCCGACCTCATCGGCGGCTCGCCCCAGCACAATGCGGAGGTGCTCCGGCGCACCTTGGCGGGGGAGACCGGCGCCGTGCGTGACATCGTGCTGCTCAACGCCGCGGCGGGCATCGTCGCCTTCGAGCTCTCGCAGGATGCCACTCAGGTGCAGCGGCCGATCCTGGAGCGCCTGCGTGAAGGCTACGACAAGGCGTCGGCGGCGGTCGACGACGGTCGCGCCCTGGCGAAGCTCGACCAGTGGATCTCGGTGAGTCGCGAACTGGCTGCTCCGAAGGAGTGA